In a single window of the Terriglobus roseus genome:
- a CDS encoding acido-empty-quinoprotein group A produces the protein MSLLHTVRAFALAAVAVTSVGASAQGVTDAILKNPPRDSWPGYHGDYTGQRHSPLTEITPANVSQMSLAWTFQSGLGGGGNTFKATPILVDGILYFTMPDHVWAVDARTGHMIWHYAAPQNKAFHIGQRGVSMLKDKLYYMTSDAHVEALDAKTGKVLWDVMVADSNKGQWSTMSPLIVGNHVMVGASGDFDNLQGFLRALDPDTGKTQWQWDATPPVGTPKTTSGGNIWMTGTYDPEQHLMFWGTGNPTPVLNGTVRPGDNLYTCSIVALDPETGKLKWAFQPSPHDTHDWDAVEIPVLADVTLEGKPRKVLMQASRNGYFFVIDRVTGKSILTTNFGPVNWTLGVDKDGRPIPNPAKEPAQDGRLIAPDESGMTNFRSPSFDPKTGLFIVSASPSYSLYFAKPADGTYGWAGADYSLWSKGELVAIDYRTGKPRWTHPLGRRGGSGVLTTASGLTFSGDASGNFLALDTATGKTLWHTNSGGNIASSPITYELDGHQVVLLSSGSVMYAFTLPEHHAAAAKPAH, from the coding sequence ATGAGTCTCCTGCACACTGTGCGCGCGTTTGCTCTTGCAGCCGTTGCCGTAACTTCCGTTGGCGCGTCGGCACAAGGCGTAACGGATGCCATCCTGAAGAACCCTCCGCGCGATAGCTGGCCTGGATATCACGGTGACTACACCGGCCAGCGTCACAGCCCGCTGACGGAGATCACGCCCGCGAATGTCTCGCAGATGTCGCTCGCCTGGACATTTCAGAGCGGACTGGGTGGCGGCGGCAATACCTTTAAGGCCACGCCGATTCTTGTGGACGGCATTCTGTACTTCACCATGCCCGATCACGTGTGGGCCGTGGATGCACGCACCGGTCATATGATCTGGCACTATGCCGCGCCACAGAACAAGGCCTTCCACATTGGGCAGCGCGGCGTCAGCATGTTGAAGGACAAGCTTTATTACATGACCAGCGATGCGCACGTGGAAGCGCTGGATGCGAAGACCGGGAAGGTGCTTTGGGATGTGATGGTCGCTGATTCGAACAAGGGTCAGTGGTCCACCATGTCGCCACTGATCGTGGGCAATCACGTCATGGTGGGCGCGTCGGGTGACTTCGATAATCTGCAAGGGTTTCTCCGCGCGCTTGATCCCGATACGGGCAAGACGCAGTGGCAGTGGGACGCGACGCCTCCCGTTGGTACGCCGAAGACCACCAGCGGCGGCAACATCTGGATGACCGGCACTTACGATCCTGAACAGCACCTGATGTTCTGGGGCACGGGTAACCCGACGCCGGTGCTGAACGGCACGGTGCGTCCCGGCGACAACCTGTACACGTGCAGCATCGTCGCGCTGGATCCTGAGACGGGCAAGCTGAAGTGGGCCTTCCAGCCATCGCCTCATGACACGCATGACTGGGATGCTGTCGAGATCCCGGTGCTCGCGGACGTCACCCTCGAGGGCAAACCGCGCAAGGTGCTGATGCAGGCATCGCGTAACGGCTACTTCTTTGTGATTGATCGGGTGACGGGCAAGAGCATCCTCACGACCAACTTCGGTCCGGTGAACTGGACGCTCGGCGTGGACAAGGATGGCCGCCCCATCCCAAATCCGGCGAAGGAGCCTGCGCAGGACGGCCGTCTGATCGCACCGGATGAGAGTGGCATGACCAACTTCCGTTCGCCCAGTTTCGATCCGAAGACAGGACTGTTCATCGTGAGCGCTTCCCCGAGCTACAGCCTCTACTTCGCCAAGCCCGCCGACGGCACCTACGGCTGGGCAGGCGCGGATTACAGCCTGTGGAGCAAGGGTGAGCTGGTCGCCATCGACTACCGTACGGGCAAGCCGCGCTGGACGCACCCGCTTGGCCGCCGCGGCGGTTCGGGCGTGCTGACGACCGCATCCGGCCTCACGTTCTCTGGCGATGCTTCGGGTAACTTCCTCGCGCTGGATACGGCGACTGGTAAGACGTTGTGGCACACCAACTCGGGCGGCAACATTGCGTCGTCACCCATCACTTATGAGCTCGATGGTCACCAGGTCGTGCTGTTGAGCAGCGGCAGTGTCATGTATGCCTTTACCCTGCCGGAGCATCACGCGGCAGCAGCGAAACCAGCGCACTAA